The genomic interval catattgcAATATCGTTCAACGATTGTAGAATAAAGAgaacttaaaaattaaatatataactttaaatatttaagtaataaGAACCATCGGTCTGGAAGATATACTTCCTCAGTTACTTAAATTAGTCTATGTAGTGGGATTGTTTATATTGGCTATGATTCAATTTacaaacagaaaatatattcATGTATAAAGCACGTGCAATATTGTATaccaaaaaatgttgtttaattttaattaatttttaaaatgtattattacGGTAACATTTCTTCAACTTCAATACGACcaatcattttgttttgttattaaGTTTGGATTTGTTCTTCAGTTTTTCTGAATTAAAAAGAGTTTTCTTATAtgctttctttattttaaGATGAACGTAgcttgtttctttttctattcttttaaattaatacATCTTAAACGAATACTAAAACTCCATATTATTAGAGAAATCCTTAGATACATAATCAAACATTAACATATtaatagatttaataaaaaaattacaaaaaataaaacaactgtatgatacaaaaattaactttttaaaCCTGGATATAATAAAAGTagtaattatattaataattattttgtaagtTTATACGTACAAGTATGTGCGCAACATCCGTAAAATTTGGATGGTAATATGGACATAATGATAAACATAAAgtatcttttattttaactaTAAGTGTTCTTAATCGTAAGAAATAgataatatttcattagtgTTATAATTTCgataaaaaaattactttaaacTAAGCGTGTAAGATCTACCTACTAATAATGAATGGCATTATACATAACAAACTTAAAAAGCACGAATAAATCATTTTACTAGTagatttcacatttttgtagAATCGGGTTCATTGACTCCCAAGTGGTATGTTTTAAATCCCAAGTCGCTCCCTAACCTTGATAAACAACCAGAAAATAAAGCAAGTAGTCCAAGGATTGAGATTAGtttaatgtataatatttatttgtatgtttgtTTCAGTTTAGTTGAAATTTAGTCAAGTGGTGCTCCATCCGGAGAAGTCGATAGAATTGAGGGCTGAGGACTCATTTGTGGGACGGTGGTTGGTTTGATGGATAGTAATTGAATGGCTTCTAGCAGCCCATCTTGACTGGTGGAAGCTAGGGGCCAGTTTCCATCTGCAACAAATAGGGTTTTGATTAGTACAAGAAAATTTCTATGATTTAATGGAATACCAGAGTGAGAAGTATATCGCTCTGAACTGGACATCTTGTAGCAAGAGGTCTTCAAAGTATTCATTGGCATTATTCTGGTTTGGTTCCATGTGACTGTGTTCCTATCTGTCTTCGATGCTTCCCACGGCATTGACCACCTCCTCATCTGGCTTTCGGGATCCGTGGAGATCCCATCTATCACCtcggcagcagctgcttcCGACCATCGACGCTGACCGTTCAGTGGAAATAATGGAAAACTTAAGGATGACTTGACGTTCCGGTGAAATGGAATCTTCATGGACAGCAATTGCCCGGGGTTTGGCAAGGGACCGCGTGTGTGCTCAAAAATGGCCTGCATTGGATTGGTATCGCAAAAATTCAGTTGAGGCGAGGGGCCTCTGGGTTGATCAGCTTTAAGTACAACAAATTGTCATCTTTTAGTAGGAAATACTACTTCGGGTATTTTAAGCAACCTGTTTCTGAAATTCCTGTGGCAATTGGGCGTTGATCAGTCAATGAGTTTCCCCTGGAGGAATCCATCTTGGTACTCGGCCCACATAAATTGGGCGAGGGTGTTTGAGATCGTTGGTCATATTGATGgctttcaaaaaataaaaattagtttCTAAATTCAAAATAGGCACTGATGTCGTGATGTACCGCTGCTTCATAACACTGCAGTCCTGTTCATGTGGAAATCCGACTGGCGATTGGCAAACAAAGCAGCAAGTTAGGGACGAAAATGCATCGTAGCTGGCTGCACAGAACTGGTGCTGAATGTTGATTACAGCTTGTGCATTCTCTAACACAATTAGCTCGTTGTGCTCCTTGAACCGCTTTTGATCCAATTCCGTATTGGAGGATTGATCAATGGATGACATCGTAACGAAATCCTGCAGTAAGGCCAACATGTGGGTCTTGACGGTTCCCGTGGCCACAGTTGTTGCTCTGGTGGAGACAAATATACTTAAATATAACTCTGTGTATGTGGTGAATTGCCTTTACCTTGCCAAGTCGTTCCAGGAATTTGTTAAATAAGTTGTTgtataattattaaacaacGGCTTTTCACTCAAGGACCACTGTTCTAAAACTGCAATAGAGTGCGCCAATTTGGAGCCGGCAGTACATAGGTTGTTTAAGGCGCTCAAGTAATTTATCCAAGCGGCAGAGCATTCACTTAGAGCGGTTTTAGCCGATATCGATGAGTTGCTCCCACTACTGGAAGTAGCCGAGTGTCCGGAATTGTTGCACAGCTCCTCCATGTTGGGGACTTATCTGCGATTGtaaaatatgcatatttataaatgaagCCTCTTGAAGAAATTGCATGAATGTAAGTCGATCATGATAACTCTTGCCATTTCATATTAAAAccttctttaaataaatagttatGTTTGCTAAATTCATTAGTATATGGTAAATCAAGTTAGCAGGTAGCGGATGATTGATGATTATATTTCTCCGCAAGGTGTTACTAATTCCTATGTGGGGTTCTCAGGCAAGTTATTTTAGAGATAAATGTGTATTGATTAACAGGCATCCTTTGGGTGGTGTAGGGGTGTATAGCTTTTAACTACGGTTATTTCCCAATTTGATGTGTGCCTTATTATGTGTTTGAATTTAGCTTGAATGAGAGTGGTGAATTTGTCTTACAAAAGTAATTTTATGATGTTGGAATCCTCAACTTAATATCTCatgacaaataaaatatctatACAACATTGATTAAACTGCACTAAAGATCAGCAAATAGTATATTTTGGCGCCTAGACTTTGTGTTTTGCGAATACAAATGCCGCTTTTGTATAACCGAATTGCATTACTTTTTTCTACGCTGAAAGCCCAATGACCGATCACTCCATTTTTGTGTATTAGTATTTCTTTCACCCAAGTATAGGAAACCACTGCTTGTCAGTAAATCCCTTCTAGGGCTCGCGGGTACGAATCCATTCAACTAATGATccatttaaattagttttttataCCTTACTTAAACTTGGTTAGAAACTTGCCGGACGAGACACAGTGTGAccagaaattcaatttgcaaagATGTTGGAATATACATGACTGATACCCCAAACGTACAAATCCTGTTTGAACTAAACTAACATAAACTAATGTAAACtgttatatttttgtgttaaTGGTAAATCaacttttttgcatttataatcTATTGAATTAAGTAAGTGATACGAGTGAATTTTAGTTTTACAGGTTTACTCGTTAAACTTCTAGTATCTCCCATTAGTGAATTTCATGGTATTTTTCTTATTGCCGTTTTCGTTCATGCTGACAGCTGATTGtggtttgtttatttatttatcttaaAAGACGAAGACTGTTGACATTTTTGTTATTACAATTAATTCATTTCACAAAGTTAAAtgaatgtgtttatttttatttttataataagcGCACATCGCAGCCTTGACGCCTTTAAAACAGCCATTATTCCAAATGAGTTCATTGTTCATTTTTATTCCAAATACTTTGCTCCGGTTCGTGAATCCTACATCGCAGCCAAACTTCATGGTTCAAATGTAAGTGTTAAGTTTAAGTTTGTTCTTAAACATTGATacctaaaatatatatttttccgtTTATTTCAAACGGATTATGCCAAACAGAAAGTTCTATacgaattaattaattactgCTGTGTTTGAAAGATACAAACGCATCTTTTTAGTCAGAAACGTCAATTTTGAAAGTTTTGAATCCTTTTCACGATCACTTTTATATACTCTTCCACTTTTAGGTAACGAACTGGGAAATTATTCCCCGTCTGAATTTAGCTTGGCAATTTCCAAGTGATTTTGATGTATTACGAGTTTTAGGAGATTATGAATCATCTGCAGAGTTTATTATAGAAAGGATTCAGTCTCACCCTTCAGTGAAGGCAGTAGTTCCTCAGCGAAGTGTACGACGGATCCTGAACTATGACCCCTATAGCAACCTGACATATGGTCACCGCCATCTCCAAGGAGTTTTAAGGAACAGAAACCCAAACAACGATCGCCACCGACAAGTCTGCTCAGTACTCCACGCTAACGTCCTTTGGAAACTGGGAATCACAGGCAAGGGAGTCAAAGTGGCAATTTTCGACACTGGCCTAACCAAAAACCATCCACACTTCCGAAATGTGAAGGAACGAACCAACTGGACCAATGAAAAGTCACTTGACGACCGAGTCAGTCATGGCACCTTCGTCGCCGGGGTAATCGCCTCCTCCAGGGAATGCCTAGGCTTTGCTCCCGACGCCGATCTCTacatatttaaagtttttacgAACTCCCAGGTAAGATTATATGGATCAACTGAGCCAATCTAATTAGCTCTCCAACGGCAGGTTTCTTACACTTCCTGGTTCCTGGATGCCTTCAATTACGCGATATATAGGAAGATTAACATCCTCAACCTTAGCATTGGTGGTCCTGACTTTATGGACTCGCCGTTCGTTGAAAAGGTGCTGGAACTGTCTGCTAATAATGTCATAATGATATCGGCGGCGGGAAATGATGGTCCCTTGTATGGCACGCTGAACAATCCCGGCGATCAGAGTGATGTAATTGGCGTCGGAGGTATTCAATTTGATGATAAAATCGCCAAGTTCAGTTCGAGAGGAATGACCACGTGGGAACTTCCCCTGGGCTACGGACGCATAGGACTCGATATTGTCACGTACGGAAGTCAAGTGGAAGGCAGTGATGTGCGCAAGGGCTGCAGACGACTTTCTGGAACATCCGTTTCCTCTCCAGTTGTTGCAGGAGTTGCTGCACTGCTTATAAGCGGTGCATTTCAGAAAATGGACCTCATTAACCCAGCATCTCTTAAGCAGGTACTCATTGAAGGTGCCGAGAAACTGCCACATTATAACATGTTTGAGCAGGGAGCAGGAAAACTGAATTTGCTGAAGAGTATGCAGCTATTGCTCTCTTACAAACCAAAGATAACTCTTATTCCGGCATACCTTGATTTCACTCAAAACTATATGTGGCCATATAGCTCCCAACCGCTGTACTATGGAAGCTCCGTGGCTATTGCCAACGTTACCATACTCAATGGCATCTCAGTCACAAGTCAGATAGTTGGCATCCCTAAATGGATTCCCGATCTTGAAAACCACGGTCAATTTCTTAAAGTATCTACACAAGTTTCGGCTATTGTTTGGCCGTGGACCGGATGGATGGCAGTTTTTATTAGTGAGTATGGATCTCCTTTGTTACAATCTTAGCGTTTTTGAAAAGGTTAAAAATGCTCCGCACTTAAccaacattttttatttttaagctgTAACAAAGGACGGAGAAAACTTTGAAGGTGTTTGTAAAGGAAGTATCACCATAGTTGTGGAAAGTTTTAAACAGTCTACCAACGAAACTCACGTTACAGAAGTCGACTTTCCTCTAACAATAAAGGTAACTCCAAAACCACCCAGAAACAAAAGGATATTATGGGACCAGTATCACAGCTTAAGGTATCCTCCGCGATATATCCCACGAGATGATCTCAAAGTTAAATTGGATCCTCTGGACTGGAGGGCAGACCATATACACACAAACTTTAAGGACATGTATACACATTTGCGAAATGTTGGCTACTATATTGATGTTTTGCGAGAACCGTTCACCTGTTTCAACGCCTCGGATTACGGCGCCTTATTGATTGTTGACCCTGAGAGAGGGTTTGGCGACGAGGAAATAAACGCCTTACAAGAAAACGTGTATAAAAGAGGTTTGAACGTCGTCGTATTCGGAGACTGGTATAACACCACGGTgatgaaaaaaattaaattctttgaCGAGAACACCAGACAATGGTGGACACCCGACACTGGTGGCGCCAATGTTCCAGCACTGAACGATTTGTTGAAGCCATTTGGAATTGCTTTTGGCGATTTTGTCGGTGAGGGACATTTTAAACTAGGCGACCATTTAATGTACTATGCTAGTGGAGCcacaattattaaatttccaatgAATCCAGGAGATATTTTAGTGGGAACAAAATTGAATGACCAAGGACTTTCggtaaatttaatattttccttattACTTTGTACAGAATACGAACTTCCGTTTTCCAGATTATAAACTCAAAAACACCTAACAAGGTGACCAAAGTAGATGTACCCATTTTTGGTATGTTTCAAACCAAGGCTAATACTATTCAAAGCAGCGAGGAAATCGTGAGCAATGCGGAAAGCAATTTGGCAGAGGCTATACCCACAGACTACTCCACATTTAAAAACCGGGTTTTGCTACTACGAAAGAAGGAACAAAGTATCAGCTTAGCGAAAAGCAATAATCATGAAACTAACAGTGAAGGACGTATTGCCGTATACGGGGACTCCAACTGCCTTGACTCCACGCATCTGGAGAAGGCTTGCTACTGGCTGCTTATAACATTTTTAGATTTTGCAATAAACTCACACAAATCGAGCTTATTGCAGAATTTAAACCGTATATCTGAATTTCACAAATTAGAAAGAGCACCTTTACCTCTTAAAATATCGCAAAGTGGTTTAAAATCTGGTGCACAGAACAACATTTGCGAACAATTTGATTGGCTTGCTTCAACAAAGCGAAAAAACGTTGAGCCAAGGAAATCTTCTATATTAGACGTAGCTGTAATGGAAAATGAAGGtatttatacacatttattttagCTATGCAGTCatatatttctgttttgtttcAGGAAACGAgatcaatttaattaaaaatttgttggGTGAGGAGATCGAAAAACTATTGCAAAGCAATGATTATTTAACGGGAATGCAATCCGCTGATAGTTTAATAACTCCAatcatatttttgatcataTTGAGcttaattgttattatattatttgttttatttttaaggcgTCGATTTGTTTTGTAAGTTAATATTcggattaaaaaaaatgtaaaaagtcTAGAATTATCATTTCTGTACTCCTTGGGAAATACATTGGGATTTACActacgtatatgtatatagactTAACATATATTAAAACCTAAATATTACTTTTTAGTAGATAAGAAACTGGGAATAATCTTTGTGGGGTGGTAAATGTTATTTGTTtatcaaataatattaattgtaCCAGTTCCTTGTAAAGTTAGACGCTATATTAGATTTATTGAATAATATAAGAGGAATCGTTTTCGAACCAATAaagtatatttgtattttattgtattcAAATTATATTCTGTCTTCGAGAGCTCGGGAACTAAATATGGATATTCTACAAAaccgtttttgtttttttatattattatttgtctgGTCCCAATCactatttttcaaaatattttttttatttttttgctaatTGCATTCGATATttagaaataattttaaaatgtcttCATCACACTATTCTAGCTAAATAACGGGTATACTTGACAACAATGCCTTCTGCCTTGTTTTACTTGTATCATCCACACTTTATACTTACTTTAGCACTTAATGCATATTTCCCCAGATGAACCTCTTCTCCGAAAAGAGTTTAGttcaaaaagattttttgagctagttttaaaaacacattttattcatttgtataattttaaaatctttaaattgtaagttacttaaaaaattaaaaatgagaGCATTTCAATCGTTTCTACATACAAATAAGTGTATTTGTAAAGATTTTGTTGGAATTAGTTGTAAAAAGCTTTGTGCTTTTGACAAAAAGTCGATGTATTTTTctaagttaaataaattatacgtatttaatatatttgaatattgtACATTCAAATTACAGTTATAGATATACAAAATGTCCAATAATTTACActtaactaaataaattaatttacaggaattttataatttttattgatgttgTACCTAGTGTATGGAAAGTTAATCTTAAAGTACGGCTTGCTTCAATCTGTGGCAATATACAACATAGCCtatcattttttttcgttgtcaattttacttttatcCAACGACGACGACACCATTCCTCCGCCGTTCGAAGGGTAGAGCTTTTCCAAGTAGTTTAATGACTCGTTTAAAAATGTCTGCAATAAGAGAGATAGCACCTATATGACCTGAAATTCCAAGAGCTTTTCAAGGGGATCCTTACCTGAAAAGCGTGCAGGACAGCCATAATTGCGGGCGATCCGAATCCGTGCGTTATCAGGGAGAAGTGAGTCAAGTGGCGCTGCATCGATGGCTCCAGCAAATGCTGTGATCTCGTGCCGAAGTGAGTCGTTCGATCTTGGCTCAAGATCTGCATAAGCTCTTTAGTAATCTGGATTTATTGAAGTATTTAAGAATTTAgaatttagaaatatcaacAGTGGAAAGACTAagatatattataaatattatgcaaTGCATCTTTTTGTTCGCATTTCTGATGACCGTACCTGCTGGGAGTGAAGAATGAGCTCTTTTCGTCGGTACGAGTCCTGCGGCTCCGTTTGGTGGCGCACGATATACTCGGCCAGCTGCCTGGCGGGGAACTCGGTTTCGCACACGAAGTGAAAGTCCTTGGCCAGGTGCGTTGCCTCTCCCTCCACCAAGGATGTCAGTAGTGTCACGTTGGCCGCTTTCCGTCTGCCGGCCGGCAGGTTCAGGCCGATCTTCTCCAGCTTCTCCCTCAGCAGGCGCCCTCCGTTCTTGCTCTTGGCCCTGAAACGAACATCGAAATCGAAAAGGTTAGCTAACGACTCAACCAAGTGGGGATCCCATGTAAACCCACCTTCGGAGCACTCCGCCCAGCAGGGAGGCGTTCAAGCACTCGGGGGGCGACAGGCGACGCTGTACTTCGGCTATGGTGACCTTGTATTTCGAGGTGCTCGATAGGAGACTGAGGCGACCAGGAACTGCACAGAATACCTCGCTGGGCGAACCCGATCCAATGTTCCCGGCTTCTTTTCCGCTTTTCATGCCTGCAAATAAACGCAACACCGAAAATGAGTCTCCATGAGTATGTATGGTACACCATATTGTTCATATTGTACGGAAAATATATCATTAtggcttttgttgttattgttccGACATTGCCAAGTGTGAAACCAGGACGTGGGGATCGTTTTACCCAAATCCTGCCAATTAGAAGGGCAAGATTGAGTTTCACAATTCACACAAACTCACTATTTTCAGGGGTAGTTGTTATGTTGTATTGTTATTCAGGCGTGTTCGAGGTTCCGCCTCGAACGCCCAATGGAGTGGAATGTGAATGTAACTTCCAAGTTCGTcatgaaaatgtttatattaatatgtttttgatAATATCTGAATATAAATACGGTGTATCAAAACATAGTTTACATTAATCGAATACAGCTATCTTAGTagttaacaataaaattatgtcaAGAATAAAACCAACGCCCTTATTGAATTTTCGATCTAATAAAATATGAGCATATGCCATAAAAgctaaaattttatttaattcgaGTAGTTACCCTTTGGAAGTACTTGGAATACGACTACTCAGGATTAAAAGTGACTTCTCAAAGGGATGTTTTTGGTATGTAAAATATGAATGTCTATTACAACTAATCGTTAAGTTTGTGAGAATAAGAGCTTGTCGGCCCTCCAAATCCATTTCCTATGATAGTTATActataaaaattttaagataTGCCTATTAGGGGCACTTACTCTTTATGAGTGGCAAGTCCGACATGAACGCCACGTTGTCGTCGAGGGCAGGAGCTTGGACATCATCGACGGCGTTTTGAAGTGCTTGGTGCAGCGCCAGGGACTCGTGCTCGTGACCAAGCCTCGATCCGTGGGCAGCTCCCGCCGATATTGCACTACCGTAATCACTCCTCCTATCCGTGTACGGAAATCCATGTGACAGTTGGGTCTGCAAAGGCTTTCAAGATTAATTTCGTGTTACAGGCAATGCTATCTGCTATCTACCAACTACAAAAGTGCCTCTATACTTATGATCCTTTTCGAGTGATAAAGTTTAAGTTTAGTTTAGGTTCCGTAAGCTTGTGTAATATCTGAAAAATGTACCCTGATAGAGTTAAagcttccttttgccttcaGTATAATCTATGTCGGTGAGCACTGAGTACTTTTCAACTGAAAGTTCCCTCAAACAGCGCCTCAATTGAAGcgtaaacataatttttgcAGCGCAGTGTTTTTAAGGGTATGAAGGCATGATGCCAATAATTGCGAGACTATTAATATATCGGGGCTTCGGCTAAGGGGTTGAAGTCGCCGCATAGCCAATCCGAGGTCCTTGCCGCTAATGTATGCAGACCGGCTGGCAAACTGGCTGGCACACAAACACTGGCAGCCTCTCGCCAGAGCcgcgtgtgtgtgagagtcCTTTGGGCGAACAGATGCGCACAGAGCCTGCGAGGATACGCCTTCTCGGGGCACAAGGCTGCGTTTCACTGCACCACTTGCCGGTGGAACGAGGGAACGAGAGAAAAGGGGGGAAGGGACTCCCTTCGGCGGACTAAGGCTGAGCTAGGAATTTCATCGTTGTTGGGAAGAGTTTCTTGCGAAATCCCAagaacat from Drosophila yakuba strain Tai18E2 chromosome 3L, Prin_Dyak_Tai18E2_2.1, whole genome shotgun sequence carries:
- the LOC6534609 gene encoding transcription factor AP-2-epsilon isoform X2, yielding MTLAYVDMPAVIQVQERLSGHGSLGLSSGSAAYTTHSGGHTGRSGPATGHSGHSSTHGSAATMHHQSLQSDFQPPYFPPPFHHSTQSPPQQQISGYLQNHGALEYLGTDPYGQPLSSLHHAPLHHYNQLAGLRSTQDQLGIHRTHREAELQGHVTQLSHGFPYTDRRSDYGSAISAGAAHGSRLGHEHESLALHQALQNAVDDVQAPALDDNVAFMSDLPLIKSMKSGKEAGNIGSGSPSEVFCAVPGRLSLLSSTSKYKVTIAEVQRRLSPPECLNASLLGGVLRRAKSKNGGRLLREKLEKIGLNLPAGRRKAANVTLLTSLVEGEATHLAKDFHFVCETEFPARQLAEYIVRHQTEPQDSYRRKELILHSQQITKELMQILSQDRTTHFGTRSQHLLEPSMQRHLTHFSLITHGFGSPAIMAVLHAFQTFLNESLNYLEKLYPSNGGGMVSSSLDKSKIDNEKK
- the LOC6534609 gene encoding transcription factor AP-2-epsilon isoform X6 → MSFLATLDASAWQERLSGHGSLGLSSGSAAYTTHSGGHTGRSGPATGHSGHSSTHGSAATMHHQSLQSDFQPPYFPPPFHHSTQSPPQQQNHGALEYLGTDPYGQPLSSLHHAPLHHYNQLAGLRSTQDQLGIHRTHREAELQGHVTQLSHGFPYTDRRSDYGSAISAGAAHGSRLGHEHESLALHQALQNAVDDVQAPALDDNVAFMSDLPLIKSMKSGKEAGNIGSGSPSEVFCAVPGRLSLLSSTSKYKVTIAEVQRRLSPPECLNASLLGGVLRRAKSKNGGRLLREKLEKIGLNLPAGRRKAANVTLLTSLVEGEATHLAKDFHFVCETEFPARQLAEYIVRHQTEPQDSYRRKELILHSQQITKELMQILSQDRTTHFGTRSQHLLEPSMQRHLTHFSLITHGFGSPAIMAVLHAFQTFLNESLNYLEKLYPSNGGGMVSSSLDKSKIDNEKK
- the LOC6534609 gene encoding transcription factor AP-2-epsilon isoform X4; this translates as MSFLATLDASAWQERLSGHGSLGLSSGSAAYTTHSGGHTGRSGPATGHSGHSSTHGSAATMHHQSLQSDFQPPYFPPPFHHSTQSPPQQQISGYLQNHGALEYLGTDPYGQPLSSLHHAPLHHYNQLAGLRSTQDQLGIHRTHREAELQGHVTQLSHGFPYTDRRSDYGSAISAGAAHGSRLGHEHESLALHQALQNAVDDVQAPALDDNVAFMSDLPLIKSMKSGKEAGNIGSGSPSEVFCAVPGRLSLLSSTSKYKVTIAEVQRRLSPPECLNASLLGGVLRRAKSKNGGRLLREKLEKIGLNLPAGRRKAANVTLLTSLVEGEATHLAKDFHFVCETEFPARQLAEYIVRHQTEPQDSYRRKELILHSQQITKELMQILSQDRTTHFGTRSQHLLEPSMQRHLTHFSLITHGFGSPAIMAVLHAFQTFLNESLNYLEKLYPSNGGGMVSSSLDKSKIDNEKK
- the LOC6534609 gene encoding transcription factor AP-2-epsilon isoform X1 gives rise to the protein MHILHRTNDHQFEDQKFMMERLSGHGSLGLSSGSAAYTTHSGGHTGRSGPATGHSGHSSTHGSAATMHHQSLQSDFQPPYFPPPFHHSTQSPPQQQISGYLQNHGALEYLGTDPYGQPLSSLHHAPLHHYNQLAGLRSTQDQLGIHRTHREAELQGHVTQLSHGFPYTDRRSDYGSAISAGAAHGSRLGHEHESLALHQALQNAVDDVQAPALDDNVAFMSDLPLIKSMKSGKEAGNIGSGSPSEVFCAVPGRLSLLSSTSKYKVTIAEVQRRLSPPECLNASLLGGVLRRAKSKNGGRLLREKLEKIGLNLPAGRRKAANVTLLTSLVEGEATHLAKDFHFVCETEFPARQLAEYIVRHQTEPQDSYRRKELILHSQQITKELMQILSQDRTTHFGTRSQHLLEPSMQRHLTHFSLITHGFGSPAIMAVLHAFQTFLNESLNYLEKLYPSNGGGMVSSSLDKSKIDNEKK
- the LOC6534609 gene encoding transcription factor AP-2-epsilon isoform X5; its protein translation is MTLAYVDMPAVIQVQERLSGHGSLGLSSGSAAYTTHSGGHTGRSGPATGHSGHSSTHGSAATMHHQSLQSDFQPPYFPPPFHHSTQSPPQQQNHGALEYLGTDPYGQPLSSLHHAPLHHYNQLAGLRSTQDQLGIHRTHREAELQGHVTQLSHGFPYTDRRSDYGSAISAGAAHGSRLGHEHESLALHQALQNAVDDVQAPALDDNVAFMSDLPLIKSMKSGKEAGNIGSGSPSEVFCAVPGRLSLLSSTSKYKVTIAEVQRRLSPPECLNASLLGGVLRRAKSKNGGRLLREKLEKIGLNLPAGRRKAANVTLLTSLVEGEATHLAKDFHFVCETEFPARQLAEYIVRHQTEPQDSYRRKELILHSQQITKELMQILSQDRTTHFGTRSQHLLEPSMQRHLTHFSLITHGFGSPAIMAVLHAFQTFLNESLNYLEKLYPSNGGGMVSSSLDKSKIDNEKK
- the LOC26534786 gene encoding uncharacterized protein LOC26534786 — its product is MEELCNNSGHSATSSSGSNSSISAKTALSECSAAWINYLSALNNLCTAGSKLAHSIAVLEQWSLSEKPLFNNYTTTYLTNSWNDLARATTVATGTVKTHMLALLQDFVTMSSIDQSSNTELDQKRFKEHNELIVLENAQAVINIQHQFCAASYDAFSSLTCCFVCQSPVGFPHEQDCSVMKQRHQYDQRSQTPSPNLCGPSTKMDSSRGNSLTDQRPIATGISETADQPRGPSPQLNFCDTNPMQAIFEHTRGPLPNPGQLLSMKIPFHRNVKSSLSFPLFPLNGQRRWSEAAAAEVIDGISTDPESQMRRWSMPWEASKTDRNTVTWNQTRIMPMNTLKTSCYKMSSSERYTSHSDGNWPLASTSQDGLLEAIQLLSIKPTTVPQMSPQPSILSTSPDGAPLD
- the LOC6539362 gene encoding membrane-bound transcription factor site-1 protease — encoded protein: MNVFIFIFIISAHRSLDAFKTAIIPNEFIVHFYSKYFAPVRESYIAAKLHGSNVTNWEIIPRLNLAWQFPSDFDVLRVLGDYESSAEFIIERIQSHPSVKAVVPQRSVRRILNYDPYSNLTYGHRHLQGVLRNRNPNNDRHRQVCSVLHANVLWKLGITGKGVKVAIFDTGLTKNHPHFRNVKERTNWTNEKSLDDRVSHGTFVAGVIASSRECLGFAPDADLYIFKVFTNSQVSYTSWFLDAFNYAIYRKINILNLSIGGPDFMDSPFVEKVLELSANNVIMISAAGNDGPLYGTLNNPGDQSDVIGVGGIQFDDKIAKFSSRGMTTWELPLGYGRIGLDIVTYGSQVEGSDVRKGCRRLSGTSVSSPVVAGVAALLISGAFQKMDLINPASLKQVLIEGAEKLPHYNMFEQGAGKLNLLKSMQLLLSYKPKITLIPAYLDFTQNYMWPYSSQPLYYGSSVAIANVTILNGISVTSQIVGIPKWIPDLENHGQFLKVSTQVSAIVWPWTGWMAVFITVTKDGENFEGVCKGSITIVVESFKQSTNETHVTEVDFPLTIKVTPKPPRNKRILWDQYHSLRYPPRYIPRDDLKVKLDPLDWRADHIHTNFKDMYTHLRNVGYYIDVLREPFTCFNASDYGALLIVDPERGFGDEEINALQENVYKRGLNVVVFGDWYNTTVMKKIKFFDENTRQWWTPDTGGANVPALNDLLKPFGIAFGDFVGEGHFKLGDHLMYYASGATIIKFPMNPGDILVGTKLNDQGLSIINSKTPNKVTKVDVPIFGMFQTKANTIQSSEEIVSNAESNLAEAIPTDYSTFKNRVLLLRKKEQSISLAKSNNHETNSEGRIAVYGDSNCLDSTHLEKACYWLLITFLDFAINSHKSSLLQNLNRISEFHKLERAPLPLKISQSGLKSGAQNNICEQFDWLASTKRKNVEPRKSSILDVAVMENEGNEINLIKNLLGEEIEKLLQSNDYLTGMQSADSLITPIIFLIILSLIVIILFVLFLRRRFVL
- the LOC6534609 gene encoding transcription factor AP-2-epsilon isoform X3, yielding MHILHRTNDHQFEDQKFMMERLSGHGSLGLSSGSAAYTTHSGGHTGRSGPATGHSGHSSTHGSAATMHHQSLQSDFQPPYFPPPFHHSTQSPPQQQNHGALEYLGTDPYGQPLSSLHHAPLHHYNQLAGLRSTQDQLGIHRTHREAELQGHVTQLSHGFPYTDRRSDYGSAISAGAAHGSRLGHEHESLALHQALQNAVDDVQAPALDDNVAFMSDLPLIKSMKSGKEAGNIGSGSPSEVFCAVPGRLSLLSSTSKYKVTIAEVQRRLSPPECLNASLLGGVLRRAKSKNGGRLLREKLEKIGLNLPAGRRKAANVTLLTSLVEGEATHLAKDFHFVCETEFPARQLAEYIVRHQTEPQDSYRRKELILHSQQITKELMQILSQDRTTHFGTRSQHLLEPSMQRHLTHFSLITHGFGSPAIMAVLHAFQTFLNESLNYLEKLYPSNGGGMVSSSLDKSKIDNEKK